One Porphyromonas pogonae genomic region harbors:
- a CDS encoding dihydrodipicolinate synthase family protein — MEKIDGLLVAPFTPFTQNGEVNYEPIEKYAQMLHKNGLRGVFINGSSGEGYMLSDEERMKLAEKWVKAAPKEFKIIVHVGSTCVRSSHKLARHAQEIGAWGIGAMASPFPKVARIEELVKYCEEIACGAPELPFYYYHIPVFNGAYLPMLDFLQAVDGRIPNFAGIKYTFESLYEYNQCKLYKNGKFDMLHGQDETLLAALAACDTKGGISGTANYCGNVLVGVIDAWKEGDLAKARELQNFNQEVINVICHYRGNIVGGKRIMKLMGLDLGPNRTPFRNMTDEEETLMKAELEAINFFNRGNKF, encoded by the coding sequence ATGGAAAAGATAGATGGCCTGCTTGTAGCACCCTTTACGCCGTTTACACAAAATGGCGAGGTGAATTATGAGCCGATAGAGAAGTATGCCCAAATGCTTCATAAAAACGGACTTAGAGGAGTATTCATCAATGGATCGTCAGGCGAAGGCTACATGCTCAGTGACGAAGAGCGTATGAAACTTGCAGAGAAGTGGGTAAAGGCAGCTCCCAAGGAATTTAAGATCATCGTGCATGTAGGTAGCACCTGCGTACGCTCGAGCCACAAACTTGCCCGGCACGCCCAAGAGATAGGGGCTTGGGGCATAGGAGCAATGGCATCACCTTTCCCCAAAGTGGCACGTATAGAGGAGCTGGTAAAATACTGTGAGGAAATAGCTTGCGGTGCTCCCGAACTACCTTTTTACTACTATCATATCCCGGTTTTCAACGGTGCATATCTGCCCATGCTTGATTTCCTACAAGCGGTAGACGGGCGTATCCCCAATTTCGCCGGCATCAAATATACCTTTGAGAGTCTCTACGAGTACAACCAATGCAAGCTTTACAAAAACGGCAAGTTCGATATGCTTCATGGTCAGGACGAGACATTGTTGGCAGCGTTGGCAGCATGCGATACCAAGGGAGGCATCAGCGGTACCGCCAACTACTGCGGCAATGTATTGGTAGGGGTGATAGATGCATGGAAAGAAGGTGATTTGGCAAAAGCTCGTGAGCTGCAAAATTTCAATCAGGAAGTCATCAATGTCATCTGCCACTATAGAGGTAACATCGTAGGAGGTAAACGTATCATGAAATTAATGGGATTGGATTTAGGTCCCAACCGTACGCCTTTCCGTAATATGACAGATGAAGAGGAAACACTGATGAAAGCTGAGCTCGAGGCTATTAATTTCTTCAACCGTGGCAATAAATTCTAA
- a CDS encoding AGE family epimerase/isomerase — protein MNNIQNYLSYWRDRYKEDLTTDILPFWMRHGLDRKHGGIYTCIDRNGDLLDTTKSVWFQGRFAFVAAFAYNHIEKNPEWLEASRTTLEFIEKHCFDTDGRMFFEVEEDGTPLRKRRYVFSETFATIAMSEYAIASGDKSYAEKALRLFKDIQHFITTPGILEPKYTDNLKAQGHSIVMILINTAARVRAAINDPALDKQIDESIATLKKYFIHPEFEALLEMVGPEGEFIDTINGRLINPGHCIETAWFILEEAKHRNNDPELTALGVKILDWSWKWGWDEVYGGIINFRDCKGLPSQDYAHDMKFWWPQTEAIIATLYAYQATHDEKYLEMHRRISDWTYAHFPDYEFGEWVGYLHRDGSVSQPAKGNIFKGPFHIPRMMIKSFMLCDELLRSI, from the coding sequence ATGAATAATATACAAAACTATCTCTCCTACTGGAGAGATAGGTATAAAGAAGATCTTACGACGGACATCCTACCCTTTTGGATGCGTCACGGACTCGACCGCAAACACGGCGGTATATATACTTGCATTGACCGCAACGGTGACCTGCTCGACACCACTAAGAGTGTGTGGTTTCAGGGTAGATTTGCTTTTGTAGCAGCCTTTGCTTATAATCATATTGAAAAGAATCCTGAGTGGCTGGAAGCATCACGCACCACTCTCGAATTCATCGAAAAACATTGTTTCGATACCGATGGGCGCATGTTCTTCGAAGTAGAAGAAGACGGCACTCCTCTACGCAAACGCAGGTACGTGTTTTCGGAAACCTTTGCAACCATAGCCATGAGCGAATACGCTATTGCCTCCGGAGATAAGTCATACGCAGAAAAAGCCTTGAGGCTATTCAAGGATATTCAGCATTTTATTACTACTCCCGGCATATTGGAACCCAAATACACCGACAATCTCAAAGCTCAAGGGCACTCGATTGTAATGATCCTGATCAATACGGCAGCCCGTGTGAGAGCAGCTATCAATGATCCCGCACTTGACAAACAGATTGATGAATCTATAGCGACCCTTAAGAAGTACTTCATCCATCCCGAATTTGAAGCTCTGCTGGAGATGGTAGGTCCTGAAGGTGAATTTATCGATACCATCAATGGCAGACTTATCAATCCGGGGCACTGTATTGAAACTGCTTGGTTTATCCTCGAAGAAGCCAAACACAGGAATAATGATCCGGAACTAACAGCTTTGGGGGTAAAGATACTTGATTGGTCATGGAAGTGGGGTTGGGACGAAGTTTACGGCGGGATAATCAATTTCCGGGACTGTAAAGGGCTCCCCTCACAAGACTACGCACACGACATGAAATTCTGGTGGCCGCAAACAGAAGCGATTATAGCCACATTATATGCCTACCAGGCTACTCATGATGAAAAATATTTGGAGATGCATCGCCGTATCAGCGACTGGACATACGCTCATTTTCCCGACTATGAATTCGGAGAATGGGTGGGATATCTACATCGTGACGGATCGGTATCTCAACCTGCCAAGGGGAATATTTTTAAAGGGCCCTTCCACATACCGCGCATGATGATCAAAAGCTTCATGCTATGTGATGAACTCTTAAGGTCAATCTAA